One segment of Niabella beijingensis DNA contains the following:
- a CDS encoding cytochrome c oxidase subunit 3: MEQTVTHNTKWWSGGKSPFNIEYGKIMMWYFLLSDSFTFGAFLISLGTVRFGLNYWPEPSVVFNTFPFAGHANLPLAFVSVMTFVLIISSVTMVLAVHAGHNRDRKGVEKYLIFTIIGGLIFLSCQAWEWTHLLTAKNPVLVGDHIEVMAQRNGFNPWGEIVLPQDVTPALAKTSPETLATLVHEQHLSHASHAELVNTPKDQLVQLLSNSEMVVRKPGPTAFGGFFYGITGFHGFHVSVGVILLIIMLIQTKTGVFDRRGHYLMIEKIGLYWHFVDLVWVFVFLCFYLI, translated from the coding sequence ATGGAACAAACAGTAACACATAATACCAAGTGGTGGAGCGGGGGCAAGAGTCCGTTTAACATTGAGTACGGAAAGATCATGATGTGGTATTTCCTGTTGAGTGACTCTTTCACCTTTGGAGCATTCCTCATTTCATTGGGCACCGTACGTTTTGGACTGAACTACTGGCCGGAGCCCAGTGTGGTATTTAATACATTCCCCTTTGCAGGTCATGCCAACCTGCCGCTTGCATTTGTGAGTGTAATGACCTTTGTCCTGATCATCAGCTCTGTTACCATGGTGCTGGCGGTACATGCAGGTCATAACCGCGACCGGAAAGGTGTTGAAAAGTACCTGATCTTTACCATCATCGGCGGGTTGATATTCCTGAGCTGCCAGGCCTGGGAGTGGACACACTTGCTTACTGCAAAAAATCCTGTTCTGGTAGGAGATCATATCGAAGTAATGGCGCAGCGGAACGGGTTTAACCCCTGGGGCGAAATCGTATTACCCCAGGATGTAACACCTGCACTGGCAAAGACCTCCCCGGAGACCCTGGCCACATTGGTTCATGAACAGCATCTCTCACATGCCAGCCATGCTGAACTGGTAAATACTCCAAAAGATCAGCTGGTGCAGCTGCTTTCCAACAGCGAAATGGTGGTGCGCAAACCCGGACCCACAGCCTTCGGCGGCTTCTTCTATGGTATTACCGGTTTCCACGGTTTCCACGTTTCCGTAGGGGTGATCCTGCTGATCATTATGCTGATCCAGACAAAAACGGGCGTATTTGACCGCAGGGGACATTACCTGATGATCGAAAAGATCGGGTTGTACTGGCACTTTGTGGACCTGGTTTGGGTATTTGTATTCCTTTGCTTCTATCTTATTTAA
- a CDS encoding cytochrome c oxidase subunit 3 has translation MNTSIVSEQQHRRLHPHKFALWVAIASILMMFAGLTSAFIVKSNQAGWRTFVLPNIFWVSTVLILASSLTMLMATKAFRSRAMQQYRGLLGITFLLGLAFVICQVFGFLQLWHNNVQFKGASGAGQFFYAIAGLHAVHVIGGVIALLIIFFKAITGKTKSYDTVPVEVMGMYWHFVDLLWLYLMIFFIILG, from the coding sequence ATGAACACAAGTATAGTGAGTGAACAGCAACATAGGAGACTGCACCCGCACAAATTTGCACTTTGGGTGGCGATCGCCAGTATCCTGATGATGTTTGCCGGACTCACCAGCGCATTTATCGTAAAAAGTAACCAGGCAGGCTGGAGAACATTTGTACTGCCGAATATCTTCTGGGTGTCTACCGTGCTGATCCTGGCCAGCAGCCTTACCATGCTGATGGCCACAAAAGCATTCAGAAGCCGGGCGATGCAGCAGTACCGCGGTCTGTTGGGTATCACTTTCCTGCTGGGCCTTGCTTTTGTCATCTGCCAGGTCTTCGGATTCCTGCAGCTGTGGCATAACAATGTGCAGTTCAAAGGCGCTTCCGGCGCGGGCCAGTTCTTTTATGCCATTGCGGGCTTACACGCCGTGCACGTGATCGGTGGCGTTATAGCCCTGCTGATCATCTTTTTTAAGGCAATTACGGGAAAAACAAAATCGTACGATACCGTGCCGGTGGAGGTAATGGGAATGTACTGGCATTTTGTTGACCTGCTCTGGCTGTATTTAATGATATTTTTCATAATTCTGGGATAA
- the cyoE gene encoding heme o synthase yields MKRSGEGGVRDFLQLMKPSLSIMVVFSSVISYLLVPDVMYDWWRIVLLFAGGLLVTGSANTINQVVEKDTDALMKRTAKRPIASGRLTPEQGWGFAIFSGAAGIFILGYYFNWTAGALAAFSLFLYAFVYTPLKKVNSVAVLVGAFPGAFPCLIGWVAGFVPGQEINWLGGIVLFGIQFLWQFPHFWAIAWVAHKDYSSVGFKLLPSDKGPTRFTALQTVVYSLLMLPITIAPFFVGICSYETVKGMVGGGLIIAANLFLIGRAVTLYNKMDVPSARKVMFGSYIHLPVVLLALLLAKA; encoded by the coding sequence TTGAAAAGATCAGGAGAGGGCGGCGTAAGGGATTTTCTCCAGTTAATGAAGCCCTCATTAAGTATAATGGTGGTTTTCAGCAGCGTGATCAGTTACCTGCTGGTGCCGGATGTGATGTATGATTGGTGGAGGATCGTTTTGCTCTTTGCAGGTGGTTTGCTGGTAACAGGTAGTGCCAACACCATCAACCAGGTTGTAGAAAAGGATACAGATGCGCTGATGAAACGGACAGCCAAACGCCCGATCGCTTCGGGACGGTTAACACCGGAGCAGGGATGGGGATTTGCCATCTTTAGCGGGGCTGCCGGTATTTTCATTCTGGGTTATTATTTTAACTGGACCGCCGGAGCGCTGGCCGCCTTTAGTCTGTTCCTGTATGCTTTTGTATATACCCCGCTGAAAAAGGTAAATTCCGTAGCAGTATTGGTGGGGGCCTTCCCGGGAGCCTTTCCCTGTCTGATCGGATGGGTGGCAGGTTTTGTGCCGGGGCAGGAGATCAACTGGTTGGGAGGGATTGTACTGTTTGGTATCCAGTTCTTATGGCAGTTTCCCCATTTCTGGGCCATTGCCTGGGTGGCGCATAAGGACTACAGCAGCGTAGGCTTCAAATTGCTTCCGAGCGATAAGGGACCTACCCGGTTTACAGCATTGCAAACGGTGGTATACTCCCTGCTGATGCTGCCTATAACCATTGCTCCTTTTTTTGTAGGCATTTGCAGCTACGAAACGGTAAAGGGAATGGTAGGGGGCGGACTGATCATCGCAGCCAACCTGTTCCTCATCGGCAGGGCGGTGACACTTTATAATAAGATGGATGTACCATCTGCGCGTAAAGTGATGTTTGGCAGTTATATCCATTTGCCGGTGGTTTTGCTGGCACTGTTATTGGCCAAGGCCTGA
- a CDS encoding cytochrome c oxidase subunit I: MSDTLHIQHEVGSHGHSGEPHVHHHKETFISKYIFSMDHKMIAKQFLVTGIIWAIIGGLFSVLFRLQLGFPDQSFPILETFFGRWAEGGKIKPEFYYALTTMHGTVLIFFVLTAGLSGTFANLLIPLQVGARDMASPFMNMLSYWMFFAASIVMLSSLFTQTGPAAGGWTVYPPLSALGLASQGSKSGMDLWIIAMTLFVASQLLGGLNYISTILNMRTKGMSMTRMPLTIWALLFTAILGVLSFPVLLSGLVLLMFDRHLGTSFYLSDIFVAGQALPNEGGSAILYQHLFWFLGHPEVYIIIMPTMGLASEILAVNSRKPIFGYMAMIASLMAICVLAFLVWAHHMFVTGMNPFLGSVFVLLTLLIAIPSAIKVFNWITTIWRGNIRFTPAMLFAIGFVSIFISGGLTGIFLGNSTIDIHLHDTMFVIAHFHIVMGVSAFFGMFAGIYHWFPKMFGRYMNNTLGYIHFWVTIVCAYLIFWPMHYQGFAGMPRRYLDKSSWVSFGQFHSLDAMITVATIIVFAVQLMFVFNYFYSMYKGRRVRTQNPWGATTLEWTTAIHPGHGNWDGEIPEVHRWAYDYGKDGRDFIPQTEPIGENESSH; encoded by the coding sequence ATGAGCGATACTTTACATATTCAGCATGAGGTTGGGAGTCATGGTCATTCAGGAGAGCCGCATGTTCACCATCACAAAGAGACATTCATATCGAAGTATATCTTCAGTATGGATCACAAGATGATTGCAAAGCAGTTTCTTGTAACAGGTATTATCTGGGCAATTATCGGAGGTTTGTTTTCGGTGCTGTTTCGTTTACAATTGGGTTTTCCTGATCAGTCGTTTCCGATTCTGGAGACCTTTTTCGGCCGCTGGGCCGAGGGGGGTAAAATAAAGCCGGAATTCTATTACGCGCTGACCACCATGCACGGAACCGTGCTGATCTTCTTTGTATTGACTGCCGGACTGAGCGGAACATTCGCCAACCTGCTGATTCCTTTGCAGGTAGGTGCCCGTGATATGGCTTCTCCGTTCATGAACATGCTTTCTTACTGGATGTTCTTTGCCGCCAGCATTGTAATGTTGTCCTCTTTATTCACCCAAACCGGGCCCGCTGCCGGCGGCTGGACCGTGTATCCCCCGCTGAGTGCGCTGGGACTGGCATCTCAGGGTTCCAAGAGTGGTATGGACCTCTGGATCATTGCTATGACATTATTTGTGGCTTCTCAGCTGCTGGGTGGTCTGAACTATATCTCTACCATTCTGAATATGCGCACCAAAGGGATGTCAATGACACGTATGCCGCTGACCATCTGGGCGCTGTTATTTACAGCTATTCTCGGGGTGTTATCATTCCCGGTACTGCTGTCCGGTCTGGTGCTGCTGATGTTCGACCGTCACCTGGGTACCAGCTTCTACCTCAGCGATATTTTTGTTGCAGGTCAGGCCCTGCCCAATGAAGGGGGTAGCGCCATCCTCTACCAGCACCTGTTCTGGTTCCTGGGGCACCCTGAAGTATACATTATCATTATGCCAACGATGGGATTGGCATCGGAAATACTGGCGGTCAACTCCCGTAAACCGATCTTTGGCTATATGGCGATGATCGCCTCACTGATGGCGATCTGCGTACTGGCCTTCCTGGTATGGGCGCACCACATGTTCGTTACCGGTATGAATCCGTTCCTAGGATCTGTATTCGTACTGCTTACCCTGCTGATCGCGATCCCTTCTGCCATTAAAGTGTTTAACTGGATCACCACTATCTGGAGGGGTAATATCCGCTTCACACCGGCCATGCTTTTTGCGATCGGTTTTGTAAGCATCTTTATCTCCGGTGGTTTAACCGGTATCTTCCTGGGAAACTCTACCATCGACATCCATCTGCACGATACGATGTTCGTGATCGCCCACTTCCATATTGTAATGGGGGTATCGGCCTTCTTCGGAATGTTTGCGGGTATCTATCACTGGTTCCCCAAAATGTTCGGAAGGTACATGAACAACACACTGGGTTATATCCATTTCTGGGTTACCATCGTTTGTGCGTACCTGATCTTCTGGCCCATGCACTACCAGGGGTTTGCAGGTATGCCACGGCGTTACCTGGATAAGAGCAGCTGGGTAAGCTTCGGTCAGTTCCACAGCCTGGATGCGATGATCACGGTAGCAACCATCATTGTGTTTGCAGTACAGCTGATGTTTGTATTTAACTATTTCTATTCGATGTATAAGGGAAGAAGGGTGCGGACCCAAAATCCCTGGGGTGCCACAACCCTGGAATGGACCACAGCGATCCATCCCGGACATGGTAACTGGGACGGCGAGATTCCGGAAGTACACCGTTGGGCGTATGACTATGGTAAAGACGGACGGGATTTTATTCCGCAGACCGAGCCGATCGGAGAGAACGAAAGTTCACATTAA
- a CDS encoding cytochrome c oxidase subunit II, which produces MQNFLIFAILILGFIITFQIARASEFVSVIRGEEKTRKQTNKINAVLLLVFLIVGLFGVYWAHHTLGDKILKLGTSASDHGILVDRMLKYTIITTGIVFFGTQILLFWYSFKYRESENRSVYYFPHNNKLELLWTVVPAIVLTILIGFGIVYWYRITGAAPENAMQIEITGSQFKWEFRYPGKDGVFGKKYYKNIDEAHDNPLGQIWEDAANHDDIYVSGQPMHLVVGKPVRLIIGAKDVIHSVGLPHFRLKMDAVPGTPTTLWFTPIKTTKDMIKETGNSKFVYEIACDQMCGAGHTGMRGEIVVETQEEYDQWMASQKPKYVLMKESEGGPATPAAAATASKDSAAAPAVKDSAKVTADTSAVKKDSTGK; this is translated from the coding sequence ATGCAAAACTTTTTAATATTCGCCATTTTAATATTAGGTTTTATTATAACCTTTCAGATTGCAAGGGCAAGCGAATTTGTTTCTGTGATCCGGGGTGAGGAAAAAACCAGGAAACAAACCAATAAGATAAACGCCGTTCTGTTGCTGGTGTTTTTGATTGTTGGACTGTTCGGGGTGTATTGGGCGCATCATACGCTTGGCGATAAGATTCTGAAACTGGGTACTTCTGCTTCAGACCACGGGATACTGGTAGACCGAATGCTGAAGTACACCATCATCACTACCGGTATCGTGTTCTTCGGAACACAGATACTGTTGTTCTGGTATTCCTTCAAATACCGTGAATCGGAGAACCGTTCGGTATATTATTTTCCGCACAATAACAAGCTGGAGCTGCTGTGGACCGTGGTACCTGCAATTGTGCTTACCATATTGATCGGGTTTGGTATCGTTTACTGGTACCGTATCACCGGTGCGGCTCCTGAAAATGCCATGCAGATCGAAATCACCGGCAGCCAGTTCAAATGGGAGTTCCGCTACCCGGGTAAGGATGGTGTTTTTGGAAAGAAATATTATAAGAACATCGATGAAGCACACGATAATCCGCTGGGACAGATCTGGGAAGATGCCGCCAATCATGATGATATTTATGTAAGCGGTCAGCCAATGCACCTGGTGGTGGGCAAACCCGTAAGACTGATTATCGGGGCTAAGGATGTGATACACAGTGTAGGATTACCGCACTTCCGCTTAAAAATGGATGCGGTGCCCGGTACACCAACTACTTTGTGGTTTACGCCAATAAAAACCACAAAGGACATGATAAAAGAAACCGGAAACAGTAAATTTGTATACGAAATTGCCTGCGACCAGATGTGCGGTGCAGGGCATACGGGGATGAGAGGTGAGATCGTTGTTGAAACCCAGGAGGAATACGATCAGTGGATGGCTTCTCAGAAACCCAAATATGTGCTAATGAAGGAATCGGAAGGCGGACCGGCAACACCGGCTGCCGCTGCAACAGCTTCCAAAGATTCGGCGGCCGCTCCGGCTGTAAAGGATTCAGCCAAGGTAACAGCCGATACATCCGCAGTAAAAAAAGATTCCACAGGGAAGTAG
- a CDS encoding quinol:cytochrome C oxidoreductase, translated as MSTSTTEKFTPAKRYNTIAVALMVVGVIAAISLFMTTGGEGDHDNRARFWASLLQNSVYFLLVVNAAMFFMCATTLAWGGWQIAFTRVTEAIASCVPVIGVIALVILLALCFGDHHTIYHWTDAEHVKHDPTLLHKSGFLSKGFFATVTILTIVLWSFLGWKMRQLSLKTDDGDIVSTVEKRKKFVWNNTVMAALYIVVFALTVMSSIPWLWLMSIDAHWYSTMYSWYNFASTFVAGLSLIALYVVFLKNNGYLPMVNKEHLHDLGKFIFAFSIFWTYLWFSQFMLIWYSNQPEETIYFVNRIGNSARQSPYSAIFWIMLTINFVAPLLIFMSRDSKRNYTVVTIVSVIVLFGHWLDYFQMVFPAVSPDKVPMILFDMGIGLGFVGIIMFVTGKTLSKHSLTARNHPFVKEAVVHHT; from the coding sequence ATGTCAACGTCAACTACGGAAAAATTCACACCTGCAAAAAGATATAACACGATAGCGGTTGCGTTAATGGTGGTCGGTGTCATAGCAGCTATTTCCCTGTTTATGACAACCGGTGGTGAAGGGGATCACGATAACCGTGCGCGTTTTTGGGCCAGTCTGCTGCAGAACAGCGTATACTTCCTGCTGGTAGTAAATGCGGCCATGTTTTTTATGTGCGCCACAACGTTGGCCTGGGGTGGTTGGCAGATCGCGTTCACACGGGTTACGGAGGCCATCGCTTCCTGTGTACCGGTAATCGGGGTCATTGCCCTGGTGATCCTGCTGGCCCTGTGTTTCGGAGATCATCACACCATCTATCACTGGACGGATGCTGAGCATGTGAAACATGATCCGACACTCCTGCACAAAAGCGGATTTTTAAGTAAAGGATTTTTTGCAACAGTTACGATCTTAACCATAGTGCTCTGGTCATTCCTGGGATGGAAAATGCGTCAGTTATCACTGAAAACAGACGACGGCGATATTGTAAGCACGGTTGAAAAAAGAAAGAAATTTGTTTGGAACAATACGGTAATGGCGGCACTGTACATTGTGGTATTTGCCCTTACCGTAATGTCTTCCATTCCCTGGCTGTGGCTCATGAGCATCGACGCACACTGGTACAGCACCATGTACAGCTGGTACAATTTCGCCAGCACCTTTGTTGCCGGTTTGTCACTGATCGCGCTGTATGTAGTGTTCTTGAAGAACAATGGTTACCTGCCGATGGTAAATAAAGAACACCTGCACGATCTTGGAAAATTCATTTTTGCCTTTTCTATATTCTGGACTTATTTATGGTTCTCCCAGTTTATGCTGATCTGGTATAGTAACCAACCGGAAGAGACCATTTATTTTGTAAACAGGATCGGTAACTCGGCCCGCCAGAGTCCTTACTCTGCCATATTCTGGATCATGCTGACGATCAACTTTGTGGCGCCGCTGCTGATCTTTATGAGCCGTGATTCGAAAAGGAATTATACCGTGGTTACCATCGTATCAGTGATCGTACTCTTCGGCCACTGGCTGGATTATTTCCAGATGGTATTCCCGGCCGTTTCTCCGGATAAAGTACCGATGATCCTTTTTGATATGGGTATCGGTCTGGGTTTTGTAGGTATCATCATGTTTGTAACGGGTAAAACACTGAGCAAACACTCATTAACAGCCCGGAACCATCCGTTTGTAAAAGAAGCAGTAGTGCACCATACTTAA
- a CDS encoding c-type cytochrome, with protein sequence MKKYLIISVVAAGVLAGCGADENPGRSYMPDMTYSRAYETYASTNDLEKEGVFYNRKPVPGTVARGEDMAFTFNLPHDSAGYAQSAQLRNPLDSAGAAKIDMKEAERLYLVNCGICHGAKLDGNGPLFNGGEGPFTAAPKDFMAADMKALPEGTMYYSVTYGKGQMGSYASQLSPKQRWEIIAFIKSKQGVGGAAPAAAADSTAKTAEAGAAADATAKK encoded by the coding sequence ATGAAGAAATATTTGATCATAAGTGTTGTAGCGGCAGGTGTTCTGGCCGGTTGCGGGGCAGACGAAAATCCGGGGCGTTCCTATATGCCGGATATGACCTACAGCAGGGCTTATGAAACCTACGCTTCTACAAATGATCTTGAAAAAGAAGGTGTTTTTTACAACCGCAAACCGGTACCGGGAACGGTGGCACGGGGTGAGGATATGGCATTTACGTTTAACCTGCCACACGATTCTGCTGGTTATGCACAATCGGCCCAGTTAAGGAATCCCCTGGATTCTGCAGGCGCTGCAAAAATCGATATGAAGGAAGCCGAGCGTCTGTACCTGGTAAACTGCGGGATCTGCCATGGTGCCAAGCTGGATGGTAACGGCCCGCTGTTCAATGGAGGCGAAGGCCCTTTCACCGCTGCACCAAAGGATTTCATGGCCGCGGATATGAAGGCCCTGCCGGAAGGCACGATGTACTATTCGGTGACCTATGGTAAAGGACAAATGGGCAGCTATGCCTCCCAGTTAAGTCCCAAACAAAGATGGGAGATCATTGCATTCATCAAATCCAAGCAGGGCGTGGGCGGCGCAGCCCCCGCAGCAGCAGCAGACAGTACCGCCAAGACCGCGGAAGCGGGTGCAGCGGCGGATGCCACTGCAAAAAAATAA
- a CDS encoding DUF3341 domain-containing protein codes for MAIKKFITGNFYDEAVLFPAVKKVRRAGYKVHDVYTPFPIHGLDKELGMKDTDLHIAGFIYGITGTTTAISFITWALTLDWQINFGGKPFFSLPAWIPIMFELTVLFSAVGMVFTFCWLCQLAPFVKKDHFNPRSTDDTFVMAIECTDKTNEEEAIAFLKNAGAQDVQVQSRETGWWFGRYDRDTVRFGKKVAAV; via the coding sequence ATGGCCATCAAGAAATTTATTACAGGCAATTTTTACGACGAAGCAGTGCTTTTTCCTGCGGTAAAAAAAGTGCGTCGTGCCGGCTATAAAGTGCACGATGTATATACACCGTTCCCGATCCATGGATTGGATAAGGAACTGGGCATGAAGGATACGGATCTGCACATTGCCGGGTTTATATATGGTATTACAGGTACTACCACTGCGATCAGCTTTATCACATGGGCACTTACACTCGACTGGCAGATCAATTTCGGGGGAAAGCCGTTTTTTTCCCTTCCGGCGTGGATCCCGATTATGTTTGAGCTGACGGTATTGTTCTCGGCAGTGGGCATGGTGTTTACTTTTTGCTGGTTGTGCCAGCTGGCGCCGTTTGTAAAGAAAGACCATTTTAATCCCCGCAGCACAGACGATACATTTGTGATGGCGATTGAATGTACGGATAAGACAAACGAAGAGGAGGCCATTGCCTTTCTGAAAAATGCCGGGGCCCAGGATGTACAGGTACAAAGCCGGGAAACCGGATGGTGGTTCGGCCGTTATGACCGCGATACGGTGCGCTTTGGTAAAAAAGTGGCTGCAGTTTAA
- the nrfD gene encoding NrfD/PsrC family molybdoenzyme membrane anchor subunit: MSLNRYESQVRGPLVEGSKDYHQITEDICRPVEATPSKLWWVGFIISVGLLLFGVVSVTMEVIYGTGQWNLNKTIGWGWDITNFVWWVGIGHAGTLISAILLLFRQGWRTGVNRAAEAMTIFAVMCAGQFPIWHMGRVWNAFFVAPYPNTRGPLWVNFNSPLLWDVFAISTYFTVSLLFWYCGLLPDLATLRDRAKLKWRKLFYGVASFGWTGSTKHWQRHEALSLVLAGLSTPLVLSVHTIVSFDFATSVIPGWHTTIFPPYFVAGAVFSGFAMVQTLLLITRKVLGLEEYITIEHIDVMNKVIVLTGSIVGIAYLTELFIAWYSHVEYEWFAFRENRVNLSSPYGWSYYLMMGCNVLSPQIFWFKKMRRNLLVTFFMSILVNIGMWFERFVIIVTSIYRDYLPSSWSTYYTPTIWEIGFYMGTFGLFFTCYFLFSKFFPVIAIAEIKHILKRSGDNFKEKMDKDENETLEAFQHANAHH; the protein is encoded by the coding sequence ATGTCATTAAACAGATACGAATCGCAAGTACGGGGACCATTGGTGGAAGGAAGCAAGGACTATCACCAGATTACAGAAGATATATGCCGTCCTGTGGAAGCTACGCCAAGTAAACTTTGGTGGGTCGGGTTTATCATTTCCGTTGGATTGTTACTATTTGGTGTTGTTTCCGTTACCATGGAGGTCATATACGGTACCGGTCAGTGGAACCTGAATAAAACCATCGGCTGGGGTTGGGACATTACCAACTTCGTATGGTGGGTAGGTATCGGTCACGCCGGAACCCTGATCTCGGCCATCCTGTTGTTATTCCGCCAGGGCTGGAGAACAGGGGTGAACCGTGCTGCGGAGGCGATGACGATCTTTGCGGTAATGTGTGCGGGTCAGTTCCCGATCTGGCACATGGGCCGGGTGTGGAATGCGTTCTTTGTGGCACCATATCCCAATACCCGCGGTCCTTTGTGGGTGAACTTCAACTCTCCGCTGCTCTGGGACGTGTTTGCGATCTCTACTTACTTTACGGTTTCCCTGTTGTTCTGGTATTGCGGTCTTTTACCGGATCTGGCCACCCTGCGTGACCGGGCAAAACTGAAATGGCGCAAATTATTTTATGGTGTTGCTTCATTTGGCTGGACGGGAAGCACCAAGCACTGGCAGCGGCACGAAGCGTTGTCCCTGGTACTGGCCGGCTTAAGTACGCCGCTGGTATTATCGGTACACACGATCGTATCCTTTGACTTTGCAACCTCGGTGATCCCCGGCTGGCATACCACCATCTTCCCGCCCTACTTCGTTGCGGGTGCGGTATTTTCCGGTTTTGCGATGGTACAGACATTGTTACTGATCACCCGTAAGGTACTGGGACTGGAAGAATACATCACTATTGAGCACATTGATGTGATGAACAAGGTGATTGTGCTTACCGGTTCTATTGTGGGTATCGCTTATCTTACCGAGTTATTTATCGCATGGTACAGCCATGTGGAATATGAGTGGTTTGCTTTCCGCGAAAACCGGGTGAACCTGAGCAGCCCCTATGGATGGAGCTACTACCTGATGATGGGCTGTAACGTATTATCCCCGCAGATCTTCTGGTTTAAGAAAATGCGCCGGAACCTGCTGGTAACCTTCTTTATGAGTATCCTGGTGAATATCGGTATGTGGTTCGAGCGCTTTGTGATCATCGTTACCTCTATTTACCGCGATTACCTGCCCAGTTCCTGGAGTACTTATTATACGCCTACCATCTGGGAGATCGGGTTCTATATGGGTACATTCGGATTGTTCTTTACCTGTTATTTCCTGTTCTCGAAATTCTTCCCTGTTATCGCTATAGCAGAGATCAAGCATATCCTGAAACGCAGCGGGGATAACTTCAAAGAGAAAATGGATAAGGATGAGAATGAAACACTGGAAGCGTTTCAGCATGCAAATGCACACCATTAA